The Kitasatospora paranensis genome has a window encoding:
- the galU gene encoding UTP--glucose-1-phosphate uridylyltransferase GalU produces MTKTNARTPVTKAVVPAAGLGTRFLPATKATPKEMLPVVDKPAIQYVVEEAAAAGLSDILMVTGRNKRALEDHFDRAYELEELLARKGDHDRLRRVQESVQLANMHYVRQGDPKGLGHAVLVAEQHVAGQPFAVLLGDDLIDPRDPLLSRMIEVQQELGGSVVALMEVDPAQIHLYGCAAVKPNGFGDDVFRITDLVEKPDTEDAPSNYAVIGRYILDPAVFDVLRETPPGRGGEIQLTDALRELSARDDSVGGPVHGVLFKGRRYDTGDRADYLRAIVRLACEREDLGPEFRGWLKEFVATEMQS; encoded by the coding sequence ATGACGAAGACGAACGCCCGCACCCCCGTCACCAAGGCCGTCGTACCGGCCGCCGGCCTGGGAACCCGCTTCCTGCCCGCGACCAAGGCGACGCCCAAGGAGATGCTGCCGGTCGTCGACAAGCCCGCCATCCAGTACGTCGTCGAGGAGGCCGCCGCCGCGGGCCTGTCCGACATACTGATGGTCACCGGCCGCAACAAGCGCGCGCTGGAGGACCACTTCGACCGCGCCTACGAGCTCGAGGAGCTGCTCGCCCGCAAGGGCGACCACGACCGGCTCCGCCGCGTCCAGGAGTCCGTCCAGCTCGCCAACATGCACTACGTGCGCCAGGGCGACCCCAAGGGCCTCGGCCACGCCGTCCTGGTCGCCGAGCAGCACGTCGCCGGCCAGCCGTTCGCCGTCCTGCTCGGCGACGACCTGATCGACCCGCGCGACCCGCTGCTCTCCCGCATGATCGAGGTCCAGCAGGAGCTCGGCGGCTCCGTCGTCGCCCTCATGGAGGTCGACCCCGCGCAGATCCACCTCTACGGCTGCGCCGCGGTCAAGCCCAACGGCTTCGGCGACGACGTCTTCCGGATCACCGACCTGGTCGAGAAGCCCGACACCGAGGACGCGCCCTCCAACTACGCCGTGATCGGCCGTTACATCCTCGACCCGGCCGTCTTCGACGTGCTGCGCGAGACCCCGCCCGGCCGCGGCGGCGAGATCCAGCTCACCGACGCCCTGCGCGAGCTCTCCGCCCGCGACGACAGCGTCGGCGGCCCCGTCCACGGCGTCCTGTTCAAGGGCCGCCGCTACGACACCGGCGACCGCGCCGACTACCTGCGCGCCATCGTCCGGCTGGCGTGCGAGCGCGAGGACCTGGGCCCCGAGTTCCGCGGCTGGCTCAAGGAGTTCGTCGCCACCGAGATGCAGAGCTGA
- the glp gene encoding molybdotransferase-like divisome protein Glp, whose protein sequence is MTSAGPANDPCCDDAGAAVPRTAPAGPRMWTVDEHLADVLAHVAPLSPVELPLLDAQGCRLDEDVTAEVDLPPFDNSSMDGYAVRTADTARATDTYPSVLTVVGDIAAGAGELPKVGPGQTARIMTGAPVPPGAEAVAPVEWTDGGTGTGRAADTMTAAVADEEVRVLRPVAEGAHIRRRGSDVTAGQGVLAAGTVLGPTQLGLLAAIGRGTVRVRPRPRVVVLSTGSELVQPGETAGPGRIHDSNSFTLTAAAREAGAVAVRFGGVPDDAAVLRGVLEDQLGHADLIVTSGGVSVGAYDVVKEVFESYGGVDFRRLRMQPGKPQGFGRIGEGRGVPLLALPGNPVSAYISFELFVRPVIRTMLGEPDIHRPVVRARCTAALRSPAGRRQFLRGRYSAAAGTVTPVGGEGSHLVGALAQADCLITVPEDTTSTEAGADVAVVLLTE, encoded by the coding sequence ATGACGAGCGCGGGCCCCGCGAACGACCCCTGCTGCGACGACGCCGGGGCCGCGGTGCCTCGCACGGCCCCGGCCGGGCCACGGATGTGGACGGTCGACGAGCACCTCGCCGACGTCCTCGCCCACGTCGCACCGCTGTCCCCGGTCGAGCTCCCGCTGCTCGACGCCCAGGGCTGCCGGCTCGACGAGGACGTGACCGCCGAGGTCGACCTCCCGCCCTTCGACAACAGCTCCATGGACGGCTACGCCGTCCGCACCGCCGACACCGCACGGGCCACCGACACCTACCCGTCGGTGCTCACGGTCGTCGGCGACATCGCCGCCGGCGCCGGGGAGCTCCCCAAGGTCGGGCCGGGCCAGACTGCCCGGATCATGACCGGCGCACCGGTGCCGCCCGGCGCCGAGGCCGTCGCCCCCGTCGAGTGGACGGACGGCGGCACCGGCACCGGCCGCGCCGCCGACACCATGACCGCCGCGGTGGCCGACGAGGAGGTCCGGGTGCTGCGCCCGGTCGCCGAGGGCGCCCACATCCGCCGCCGGGGCAGCGACGTCACCGCCGGCCAGGGCGTGCTGGCCGCCGGGACGGTGCTCGGCCCCACCCAGCTCGGGCTGCTCGCCGCCATCGGCCGCGGCACCGTCCGGGTGCGGCCCCGCCCGCGCGTCGTGGTGCTCTCCACCGGCAGCGAGCTCGTCCAGCCGGGCGAGACCGCCGGCCCCGGCCGGATCCACGACTCCAACAGCTTCACCCTGACGGCCGCGGCCCGGGAGGCCGGCGCCGTCGCCGTCCGGTTCGGCGGCGTGCCCGACGACGCCGCGGTGCTCCGCGGCGTCCTGGAGGACCAGCTCGGCCACGCCGACCTGATCGTCACCAGCGGCGGCGTCAGCGTCGGCGCCTACGACGTGGTCAAGGAGGTCTTCGAGTCCTACGGCGGCGTCGACTTCCGCCGGCTGCGGATGCAGCCCGGCAAGCCGCAGGGCTTCGGCCGGATCGGCGAGGGCCGCGGCGTGCCGCTGCTCGCCCTGCCCGGCAACCCGGTCAGTGCCTACATCTCCTTCGAGCTGTTCGTGCGCCCGGTGATCCGCACCATGCTCGGCGAACCCGACATCCACCGTCCGGTGGTGCGCGCCCGCTGCACCGCGGCGCTGCGTTCCCCGGCCGGGCGGCGGCAGTTCCTGCGGGGCCGCTACAGCGCGGCGGCCGGCACCGTGACGCCGGTCGGCGGCGAGGGATCGCACCTGGTCGGGGCCCTCGCGCAGGCCGACTGTCTGATCACCGTGCCCGAGGACACCACCTCGACGGAGGCCGGCGCCGACGTGGCTGTGGTCCTTCTCACGGAGTAG
- a CDS encoding MogA/MoaB family molybdenum cofactor biosynthesis protein, with translation MTVDGPAGRALAVTVSNRASAGVYEDRGGPLLVAGLRAMGFAVDGPRVVPDGEPVEQALREAVTAGYDVVLTTGGTGISPMDLTPEMTARVIDRQIPGIAEAVRAYGREKVPTAALSRGLAGLAGRTVIVNLPGSTGGVKDGLAVLTPLLAHAVDQLRGGDHPRPDRPVGPGPEDAGHGRPAGGPH, from the coding sequence GTGACCGTCGACGGTCCGGCGGGCCGGGCACTGGCGGTCACCGTCTCCAACCGCGCCTCGGCCGGCGTGTACGAGGACCGCGGCGGCCCGCTGCTGGTGGCAGGCCTGCGCGCGATGGGATTCGCGGTGGACGGCCCCCGGGTGGTGCCCGACGGCGAACCCGTCGAGCAGGCCCTGCGGGAGGCCGTGACGGCCGGCTACGACGTCGTCCTCACCACCGGCGGCACCGGCATCTCCCCGATGGACCTCACCCCCGAGATGACCGCCCGGGTCATCGACCGGCAGATCCCCGGCATCGCCGAGGCCGTCCGGGCGTACGGCCGGGAGAAGGTGCCCACCGCGGCCCTCTCGCGCGGCCTGGCCGGCCTCGCCGGACGGACGGTGATCGTCAACCTGCCCGGGTCCACCGGCGGGGTCAAGGACGGCCTGGCCGTCCTCACCCCGCTGCTCGCCCACGCCGTCGACCAGCTCCGCGGCGGCGACCACCCGCGTCCCGACCGGCCCGTCGGCCCCGGGCCCGAGGACGCCGGTCACGGACGTCCGGCGGGAGGCCCGCACTGA
- the sepX gene encoding divisome protein SepX/GlpR, whose amino-acid sequence MSSSGLIYAVIVGAWAAYLVPMWLRRQDELNESRPTERFSTAIRLLAGRSALERRASRSLADESDGDPTDTDDPTGEEPGAAAADGPAPAAVEAVEAAGAAGTAGTAGSDAERPESAARPAPEHAAAPGEHPADDRPAAERTSGDRPAGDRPVPERRARLLARRRRMVTALFLAFAVGAVVAAVAGFAFIWVPALPAVLLTVYIGHLRRLERQRYEVKIDRVRAAQAADRLRAREQRRSADPVGTRPAGEPVEAPARAVRHDAVHPGDPAARPHLRLAVDPSRHDEPAASPATALAEATDHEEWVDGMRERAGAGPDSWEPVPVPLPTYVTAPVAPGSPAASTSPAPASATPAAPPPSGRPRSSTSTRPPRALRRTTRASPPAPGPPTNDLGGPARRRSRTGPRR is encoded by the coding sequence GTGAGCAGTAGCGGCCTTATCTACGCGGTCATCGTGGGAGCCTGGGCCGCCTATCTGGTGCCGATGTGGCTCCGCAGGCAGGACGAGCTCAACGAGTCGCGTCCGACGGAACGCTTCAGTACCGCGATCCGCCTGCTGGCAGGCCGTTCGGCGCTGGAACGGCGCGCATCCCGCTCCCTCGCTGACGAATCCGACGGCGACCCGACGGACACGGACGACCCGACCGGCGAAGAGCCGGGCGCCGCGGCCGCGGACGGGCCTGCGCCCGCAGCGGTCGAGGCGGTCGAAGCAGCAGGCGCGGCGGGCACGGCAGGAACGGCCGGGTCGGACGCCGAGCGCCCCGAGTCCGCTGCCCGGCCGGCCCCCGAGCACGCCGCCGCCCCCGGCGAGCACCCTGCGGACGACCGCCCGGCCGCCGAGCGCACTTCCGGTGACCGGCCCGCGGGTGACCGACCGGTGCCCGAACGGCGGGCCCGCCTGCTCGCGCGGCGCCGGCGGATGGTCACCGCCCTCTTCCTCGCCTTCGCGGTCGGCGCCGTCGTGGCGGCCGTCGCGGGCTTCGCCTTCATCTGGGTGCCCGCGCTGCCGGCCGTCCTGCTCACCGTCTACATCGGTCACCTGCGCCGGCTGGAGCGCCAGCGCTACGAAGTCAAGATCGACCGGGTCCGGGCGGCCCAGGCCGCCGATCGGCTGCGCGCCCGCGAGCAGCGGCGGTCGGCCGACCCCGTCGGCACCCGGCCGGCCGGGGAGCCCGTCGAGGCACCCGCCCGGGCCGTCCGCCACGACGCGGTCCACCCCGGCGACCCCGCCGCCCGGCCGCACCTGCGGCTGGCGGTCGACCCGTCCCGCCACGACGAGCCGGCCGCCTCGCCGGCCACCGCCCTGGCCGAGGCCACCGACCACGAGGAGTGGGTCGACGGCATGCGCGAGCGCGCCGGAGCCGGCCCGGACTCCTGGGAGCCCGTGCCCGTCCCGCTCCCGACCTACGTCACGGCGCCGGTCGCCCCCGGGTCACCCGCGGCCTCGACCTCTCCGGCCCCGGCGTCCGCGACTCCGGCCGCCCCGCCGCCGAGCGGAAGACCCCGCTCTTCGACCAGTACGCGGCCCCCGAGGGCGCTGCGGCGCACGACACGGGCTTCACCACCCGCCCCCGGGCCGCCAACGAATGACCTCGGCGGACCCGCCCGACGACGGTCACGGACGGGTCCCCGGAGGTGA
- a CDS encoding TNT domain-containing protein — protein MRLRLLLAPIVAAAALVGPAVPAVAAPAVPGPAALAPAFTRTTPATECSATFHDGDPHLGPAELPTAGPVGRELFGYRRTGGLDEQKFLATYYSPTADSGSPGWIYPPADGYVRRPDGTPVEFTATLVPGQAIDRYGSEYGSFLAPEGLPYASRSIPPQSLDGTPAAGCNYHDYRVLKPFTVHSGPIAPWFAQPGYGLQYQLDGTLVPDAPTKINVLWLVGNGYLARLI, from the coding sequence GTGCGCCTGCGCCTGCTCCTCGCCCCGATCGTCGCCGCCGCCGCGCTGGTCGGGCCCGCCGTCCCCGCCGTCGCCGCACCCGCGGTTCCGGGCCCGGCCGCCCTCGCCCCGGCGTTCACCCGGACGACCCCGGCCACCGAGTGCTCGGCAACCTTCCACGACGGCGACCCGCACCTCGGCCCCGCAGAGCTCCCGACGGCCGGGCCGGTCGGCCGCGAGCTGTTCGGCTACCGGCGCACCGGTGGCCTCGACGAGCAGAAGTTCCTCGCCACCTACTACAGCCCCACCGCCGACTCCGGCTCTCCGGGCTGGATCTACCCGCCCGCTGACGGCTACGTCCGGCGTCCGGACGGCACCCCGGTCGAGTTCACCGCCACCCTCGTCCCCGGGCAGGCCATCGACCGGTACGGCAGTGAGTACGGCAGCTTCCTCGCACCGGAGGGCCTGCCGTACGCCTCCCGGTCGATCCCGCCGCAGAGCCTGGACGGCACGCCCGCCGCGGGCTGCAACTACCACGACTACCGCGTCCTGAAGCCGTTCACGGTGCACTCGGGTCCGATCGCCCCGTGGTTCGCCCAGCCCGGGTACGGCCTCCAGTACCAGTTGGACGGCACTCTCGTCCCGGATGCCCCCACCAAGATCAACGTGCTCTGGCTGGTCGGCAACGGGTACCTCGCCCGCCTGATCTGA
- a CDS encoding heme-binding protein, with product MTTLTTHDADRLITAAHRAAAEQGVRISATVLDAGGHLLAFRRDDRAVLIAGETSTRKAYTALQLDAPTADLVEAVQPGGPFHTLPTALDRPLLFIAGGIPLHRDGRLVGALGIGGGAPAQDHGFATAAAKAAALD from the coding sequence ATGACCACCCTCACCACCCACGACGCCGACCGCCTGATCACCGCGGCCCACCGGGCCGCCGCCGAGCAGGGCGTCCGGATCTCCGCCACCGTGCTCGACGCCGGCGGCCACCTGCTGGCCTTCCGCCGCGACGACCGGGCCGTGCTGATCGCGGGCGAAACCAGCACCCGCAAGGCGTACACCGCGCTCCAACTGGACGCCCCCACCGCCGACCTCGTCGAGGCCGTCCAGCCCGGCGGCCCCTTCCACACCCTGCCCACCGCCCTCGACCGGCCCCTGCTGTTCATCGCCGGTGGGATCCCGCTGCACCGCGACGGCCGCCTGGTCGGCGCCCTCGGCATCGGCGGCGGCGCGCCCGCCCAGGACCACGGCTTCGCCACCGCGGCGGCCAAGGCCGCCGCGCTCGACTGA
- a CDS encoding MarR family winged helix-turn-helix transcriptional regulator, with translation MTRPEPALAHGWCALSALHGRIEAHIERALQAEHELSVREFSVLDVLSAQHEGEGGHYRMNQLADAVVLSQSATTRLVTRLEDRGLLARYLCPTDRRGIYTDVTDAGRALLELARPTNDHALREALDAAGRRPELAPLVAAVRTLEPGPAALPVG, from the coding sequence ATGACGCGACCCGAGCCGGCTCTGGCCCACGGCTGGTGCGCCCTGTCCGCCCTGCACGGCCGGATCGAGGCGCACATCGAGCGCGCCCTCCAGGCGGAGCACGAGCTGAGCGTGCGCGAGTTCTCCGTTCTCGACGTCCTCAGCGCGCAGCACGAGGGCGAGGGCGGCCACTACCGGATGAACCAGCTCGCCGACGCCGTGGTGCTCAGCCAGAGCGCGACCACCCGCCTGGTCACCCGGCTGGAGGACCGCGGCCTGCTCGCCCGCTACCTCTGCCCGACCGACCGCCGCGGCATCTACACCGACGTCACCGACGCCGGCCGCGCCCTGCTGGAGCTGGCCCGCCCGACCAACGACCACGCGCTGCGCGAGGCCCTCGACGCGGCCGGGCGGCGTCCGGAGCTCGCACCGCTGGTGGCCGCCGTCCGCACCCTGGAGCCCGGCCCGGCGGCACTGCCGGTCGGCTGA
- a CDS encoding peptidase, translating into MTMRTTAAGALALGAVLLAAPAAGAASPTPSPSASGAKTPARTAGTTFLTATALAPGQDASVDASTGDYLYWAFGASEGQTPTVGVTVTLPPSADRHGAQTWSVEVFDGLRRRQACTAGPQNATGAASAAALSLSCTLRQVRSWAEPWSGDPLPGTYYVRLSVGDVPQQDLGLAAQVRVHVAAKGGADDAQPEGGSLKAPLVPPVNAGSTAAPGAAASPTATASASASPAPGTAQVAAPAAAESHWYSDLFSGWNTRWFWTVGGGALAALAGVWGYTLTRHPRGRRPAAPAPARATIPHQPTPQQYDQYRD; encoded by the coding sequence ATGACGATGCGTACGACCGCGGCCGGCGCCCTCGCGCTGGGCGCCGTGCTGCTGGCCGCTCCGGCGGCCGGGGCGGCCTCGCCTACCCCCTCGCCGTCGGCGAGCGGGGCGAAGACCCCGGCCCGGACGGCCGGCACCACCTTCCTGACCGCGACCGCGCTGGCGCCCGGCCAGGACGCCTCGGTGGACGCCTCCACCGGTGACTACCTGTACTGGGCGTTCGGCGCGTCCGAGGGGCAGACCCCCACGGTGGGCGTGACCGTGACGCTGCCGCCGTCCGCGGACCGGCACGGTGCGCAGACCTGGTCGGTGGAGGTCTTCGACGGCCTGCGCCGCCGCCAGGCCTGCACCGCGGGCCCGCAGAACGCCACCGGCGCCGCCTCGGCCGCCGCCCTGTCGCTGAGCTGCACGCTGCGGCAGGTCCGGTCGTGGGCGGAACCGTGGTCGGGAGACCCGCTGCCGGGCACGTACTACGTGCGGCTCTCGGTCGGCGACGTGCCGCAGCAGGACCTCGGCCTGGCGGCCCAGGTCCGGGTGCACGTCGCGGCCAAGGGCGGCGCCGACGACGCCCAGCCGGAGGGCGGCTCGCTGAAGGCGCCGCTCGTCCCGCCGGTGAACGCGGGCTCGACCGCCGCGCCGGGGGCCGCGGCCTCCCCGACGGCCACGGCCTCGGCCTCCGCCTCGCCGGCTCCGGGCACCGCCCAGGTCGCCGCGCCCGCCGCGGCCGAGTCGCACTGGTACTCCGACCTGTTCTCGGGCTGGAACACCCGCTGGTTCTGGACGGTCGGCGGCGGCGCGCTCGCCGCACTGGCCGGCGTCTGGGGCTACACGCTGACCCGCCACCCGCGCGGGCGGCGGCCGGCCGCTCCCGCCCCGGCGCGGGCGACCATCCCCCACCAGCCGACGCCCCAGCAGTACGACCAGTACCGCGACTGA
- a CDS encoding VWA domain-containing protein, with translation MAIAAGALLSGLPAHADEPTGGTAAATEAPKVDLVLDVSGSMRAADIQGKTRISVAQQSISDVIDALPAETEFGIRTLGATYPGNDKAEGCKDTKQLYPVGRTDKLEAKTAVATLRPTGWTPIGLALRGAAQDLGNGPTTRRVVLITDGEDSCAPPDPCEVARELAAQGINLVVDTLGLAHDDKTRQQLLCIANATGGTYTDVRSQQQLTDKVKQLVDRAGETYKVTPAKVAGTDTCPDAPVLSPGVYSDREKFSEHRVYRVPVQPGQELRASVSVTPDRAVARDYGVLLLATDTAGQELVRGTDAGSGRTDVASTGVRWSAPAGGKSSPTATTATATAGAAGADGHQVCLIVSNAFAPQAGVQADPGLPLELTVAVTAASPAPDGPAMGLGRGWILLLVLTLAGLLAGLLFGWLARWRIAVWREN, from the coding sequence ATGGCGATAGCCGCCGGCGCGCTGCTCAGCGGACTCCCCGCCCACGCCGACGAACCGACCGGCGGCACGGCCGCCGCCACCGAGGCGCCCAAGGTCGACCTCGTCCTCGACGTCAGCGGCTCGATGCGGGCCGCCGACATCCAGGGCAAGACCCGGATCTCCGTCGCCCAGCAGTCGATCAGCGACGTGATCGACGCGCTGCCCGCCGAGACCGAGTTCGGCATCCGCACCCTGGGCGCGACGTATCCCGGCAACGACAAGGCGGAGGGCTGCAAGGACACCAAGCAGCTGTACCCGGTCGGCAGGACGGACAAGCTGGAGGCCAAGACCGCGGTCGCCACCCTCCGGCCCACCGGCTGGACGCCGATCGGCCTCGCGCTGCGCGGCGCCGCCCAGGACCTCGGCAACGGACCCACCACCCGCCGGGTGGTGCTGATCACCGACGGCGAGGACTCCTGCGCGCCGCCGGACCCGTGCGAGGTGGCCCGTGAACTCGCCGCCCAGGGCATCAACCTGGTGGTCGACACGCTCGGCCTGGCGCACGACGACAAGACCCGCCAGCAGCTGCTGTGCATCGCCAACGCGACCGGCGGCACGTACACCGACGTGCGCTCGCAGCAGCAGCTCACCGACAAGGTCAAGCAGCTGGTCGACCGGGCCGGCGAGACCTACAAGGTGACCCCGGCCAAGGTCGCCGGCACCGACACCTGCCCGGACGCCCCGGTGCTCTCCCCCGGCGTCTACAGCGACCGCGAGAAGTTCTCCGAGCACCGGGTGTACCGGGTGCCGGTGCAGCCCGGCCAGGAGCTGCGGGCCTCGGTCAGCGTCACCCCGGACCGGGCGGTCGCCCGGGACTACGGCGTGCTGCTGCTGGCCACCGACACCGCGGGGCAGGAACTCGTCCGCGGCACCGACGCCGGCAGCGGCCGGACCGACGTCGCCTCCACCGGTGTGCGCTGGTCGGCGCCCGCGGGCGGGAAGTCCTCGCCGACCGCGACGACCGCCACCGCCACCGCCGGCGCGGCCGGGGCCGACGGCCACCAGGTCTGCCTGATCGTCAGCAACGCCTTCGCGCCGCAGGCCGGCGTGCAGGCCGACCCGGGTCTGCCGCTGGAGCTCACGGTCGCCGTCACCGCCGCCTCGCCCGCCCCCGACGGGCCGGCGATGGGGCTGGGCCGGGGCTGGATCCTGCTGCTGGTGCTGACCCTCGCGGGCCTGCTGGCCGGCCTGCTGTTCGGCTGGCTGGCTCGCTGGCGGATCGCCGTCTGGCGGGAGAACTGA
- a CDS encoding ABC transporter: MNALTRHHLELLLRSRRWLPPFLCYGILLVLGISGGDDPLSGCAYSAGLLLPVTAWCVRIALTAEPAAARACRAAAAGRVRVHLAALLAALITALGPAVAGAAAALLEGTSTRVGPATVAAAAVGATAACLLLGLAVGALGSRPVVADRTYGILLTLGGTVLVLLLPGSPGRTVVRGLVLGARDGRVDLAGGIAPALALSVLLAAAAVAVAAVLADRRSE; the protein is encoded by the coding sequence GTGAACGCGCTGACCCGTCATCACCTGGAGCTGCTGCTGCGCTCCCGGCGCTGGCTGCCGCCCTTCCTCTGCTACGGCATCCTGCTCGTCCTCGGCATCTCGGGCGGCGACGACCCGCTGTCGGGCTGCGCGTACAGCGCCGGGCTCCTGCTGCCGGTCACCGCGTGGTGCGTGCGCATCGCGCTGACCGCGGAGCCGGCCGCCGCACGGGCCTGCCGGGCCGCCGCGGCCGGCCGCGTCCGGGTGCACCTGGCCGCGCTGCTGGCGGCCCTGATCACCGCCCTGGGGCCCGCCGTGGCCGGCGCGGCGGCGGCCCTGCTGGAGGGCACCAGCACCCGGGTCGGCCCGGCGACCGTGGCCGCGGCCGCCGTCGGTGCCACCGCGGCCTGCCTGCTGCTGGGGCTGGCCGTCGGCGCGCTGGGCAGCCGCCCGGTGGTGGCGGACCGGACGTACGGCATCCTGCTGACGCTCGGCGGCACCGTCCTGGTCCTGCTGCTGCCGGGATCGCCCGGCCGCACGGTCGTCCGGGGCCTGGTGCTCGGCGCCCGCGACGGCCGGGTCGACCTGGCCGGCGGGATCGCGCCGGCGCTGGCGCTGTCCGTGCTGCTCGCGGCCGCCGCGGTGGCCGTGGCGGCGGTGCTGGCCGACCGGCGCAGCGAGTGA
- a CDS encoding DUF1269 domain-containing protein, producing the protein MSNLFAIAYPDVATAQQVRDDAIGLQKQKLIDLEDIVVVERRPDGKIKLHQAVNTTGIGAASGALWGGVIGLLFFMPFLGAAIGGATGAAVGSATDVGVDDKFMKEVGHKLEPGSAAVFLLVRSATADKVVPALARHGGEILQTSLSAEQEEHLVDAVKAAQATAAG; encoded by the coding sequence GTGAGCAACCTCTTCGCCATCGCCTACCCCGACGTGGCCACTGCCCAGCAGGTCCGCGACGACGCGATCGGTCTGCAGAAGCAGAAGCTGATCGACCTGGAGGACATCGTCGTCGTCGAGCGCCGGCCCGACGGCAAGATCAAGCTGCACCAGGCGGTGAACACGACCGGCATCGGCGCCGCGTCCGGCGCGCTCTGGGGCGGGGTGATCGGCCTGCTGTTCTTCATGCCGTTCCTGGGGGCCGCGATCGGCGGCGCGACCGGTGCCGCGGTGGGGTCCGCGACCGACGTCGGCGTCGACGACAAGTTCATGAAGGAGGTCGGCCACAAGCTCGAACCGGGCTCTGCCGCCGTCTTCCTGCTCGTCCGCTCGGCCACCGCGGACAAGGTCGTCCCGGCGCTCGCCCGGCACGGCGGCGAGATCCTGCAGACCTCGCTCAGCGCCGAGCAGGAGGAGCACCTGGTCGACGCCGTCAAGGCCGCGCAGGCGACCGCGGCCGGGTGA
- a CDS encoding FtsW/RodA/SpoVE family cell cycle protein, giving the protein MASPSALAADAPVPVRPPGSRRNTELVLVVAAVLIAVLGYVEVGAAIDGRPPPDAAEYGAALGVLALLAHLAVRRRARWADPLLLPIAVLLNGIGLVVIYRLDRATPHHTAAPTQLLWSALGVALFLAVVLLLPDHRWLQRYAYIFALVALVLLVLPIFFPPVYGSRIWITIGPFSIQPGEFAKVLLAVFFAAYLAVHRDALALTGRRIWRFQLPRGRVLGPVLLIWAAFVGVLVLETDLGTSLLFFGLFVVMLYVATARSGWIAIGLFLAAAGAVGVGWLSPHVHSRVTDWLDPLGSIARGAGANQIAQSLFAFAWGGLLGTGLGLGHSILIGFAAKSDFILATVGEELGLVGLVAVLLLYALLISRGFATGIALRDPFGRLLAIGLAAIVGLQVFVVAGGVLALIPLTGMTLPFIAQGGSSVVTNWIIVALLVRMSDTARRPRTEADR; this is encoded by the coding sequence GTGGCCTCTCCCTCCGCCCTGGCCGCGGACGCCCCCGTGCCCGTCCGCCCGCCGGGCAGCCGCCGCAACACCGAGCTCGTGCTGGTGGTCGCGGCGGTGCTGATCGCCGTCCTCGGCTATGTCGAGGTCGGGGCGGCGATCGACGGCCGGCCGCCGCCGGACGCCGCCGAGTACGGCGCCGCCCTGGGCGTGCTCGCCCTCCTGGCCCACCTCGCCGTCCGCCGCCGGGCACGCTGGGCCGACCCGCTGCTGCTGCCGATCGCCGTCCTGCTCAACGGCATCGGACTGGTCGTCATCTACCGCCTGGACCGGGCCACCCCGCACCACACGGCGGCCCCCACCCAGCTGCTCTGGTCGGCGCTCGGGGTGGCGCTGTTCCTCGCCGTCGTGCTGCTGCTGCCGGACCACCGCTGGCTCCAGCGGTACGCGTACATCTTCGCCCTGGTGGCCCTGGTGCTGCTGGTCCTGCCGATCTTCTTCCCGCCGGTGTACGGCTCACGGATCTGGATCACCATCGGCCCGTTCTCCATCCAGCCCGGCGAGTTCGCCAAGGTGCTGCTGGCGGTCTTCTTCGCCGCGTACCTCGCCGTGCACCGGGACGCCCTCGCGCTGACCGGCCGCCGGATCTGGCGGTTCCAGCTGCCGCGCGGCCGGGTGCTCGGGCCCGTCCTGCTGATCTGGGCCGCGTTCGTCGGCGTCCTGGTGCTGGAGACCGACCTCGGGACGTCGCTGCTGTTCTTCGGGCTCTTCGTGGTCATGCTGTACGTGGCGACCGCCCGCAGCGGCTGGATCGCCATCGGGCTGTTCCTCGCCGCGGCCGGCGCGGTGGGCGTCGGCTGGCTGTCGCCGCACGTGCACAGCCGGGTCACCGACTGGCTGGACCCGCTCGGCTCGATCGCCCGCGGCGCCGGCGCCAACCAGATCGCCCAGTCGCTGTTCGCGTTCGCCTGGGGCGGGCTGCTCGGCACCGGGCTCGGCCTCGGGCACTCGATCCTGATCGGCTTCGCCGCCAAGTCCGACTTCATCCTGGCCACCGTCGGCGAGGAACTCGGCCTGGTCGGGCTGGTCGCCGTGCTGCTGCTCTACGCGCTGCTGATCTCGCGCGGCTTCGCCACCGGCATCGCCCTGCGCGACCCGTTCGGGCGGCTGCTGGCGATCGGGCTCGCCGCCATCGTCGGCCTGCAGGTGTTCGTGGTGGCCGGCGGTGTGCTCGCGCTGATCCCGCTCACCGGGATGACGCTGCCGTTCATCGCGCAGGGCGGCTCCTCGGTCGTCACCAACTGGATCATCGTGGCGCTGCTGGTGCGGATGAGCGACACCGCCCGCCGGCCCAGGACCGAGGCCGACCGGTGA